One Cherax quadricarinatus isolate ZL_2023a chromosome 17, ASM3850222v1, whole genome shotgun sequence genomic window carries:
- the LOC128686395 gene encoding extended synaptotagmin-3 isoform X1 — protein sequence MIKAKLSGLVVQYKTRSSVKQQPLSMSWLFTSIWLFYKIRSFIIHYLQYFCILVVSWEVGLRYGIWGLLVVALGIALTPEKFKNIIWFAREKQMAEMSSSSKVNLPHVNWSGFINQVIHQLWPLVTIYMENCLRNTVEPKINEYLERWKILTFKFKMNGVLPDVPYVEDVRVYSTFISGDILLEVHFRYTGNFPFSAIIARVEWGGNAHIQITGKIKIILKHLLPHPPFVRHVCIVPVSPDVTFNFTGIACFLPDSIHKKLIDTVKEAWPEEPYDIPVV from the exons ATGATAAAAGCTAAATTATCAGGTTTAGTGGTGCAGTACAAGACAAGGAGCAGTGTGAAGCAACAACCTCTGTCGATGAGTTGGTTATTCACATCCATATGGCTCTTCTACAAAATCAGAAGCTTCATTATTCACTACCTCCAGTACTTTTGTATATTAGTAGTGAGTTGGGAAGTGGGGCTGCGATATGGCATATGGGGGCTATTGGTGGTAGCCCTAGGCATAGCTCTTACCCCAGAGAAATTTAAAAATATTATATGGTTTGCACGCGAGAAGCAGATGGCTGAGATGTCCTCCTCTTCTAAG GTCAACTTGCCACATGTAAACTGGTCTGGGTTTATTAACCAG GTTATTCATCAGCTGTGGCCGTTAGTCACTATTTACATGGAGAACTGCCTAAGAAACACTGTTGAACCTAAAATCAACGAATATTTAGAAAGGTGGAAAATCCTCACATTTAAGTTCAAGATGAACGGTGTGTTGCCTGATGTACCTTATGTTGAGGATGTGAGGGTTTATAGTACGTTCATAAGTGGAGACATCCTCCTCGAGGTTCATTTTCG ATACACGGGGAACTTTCCTTTCTCAGCAATTATTGCAAGAGTCGAGTGGGGTGGAAACGCACACATACAG ATCActggaaaaataaaaataatactaaAGCATCTATTACCTCACCCACCATTTGTGAGACATGTATGCATTGTCCCTGTCAGCCCTGATGTTACATTTAATTTTACTGGTATAGCATGTTTCCTACCTGATTCCATTCA CAAGAAACTAATAGATACTGTGAAAGAAGCCTGGCCTGAAGAGCCATATGATATTCCAGTGGTGTAA
- the LOC128686395 gene encoding extended synaptotagmin-3 isoform X2: MIKAKLSGLVVQYKTRSSVKQQPLSMSWLFTSIWLFYKIRSFIIHYLQYFCILVVSWEVGLRYGIWGLLVVALGIALTPEKFKNIIWFAREKQMAEMSSSSKVIHQLWPLVTIYMENCLRNTVEPKINEYLERWKILTFKFKMNGVLPDVPYVEDVRVYSTFISGDILLEVHFRYTGNFPFSAIIARVEWGGNAHIQITGKIKIILKHLLPHPPFVRHVCIVPVSPDVTFNFTGIACFLPDSIHKKLIDTVKEAWPEEPYDIPVV, from the exons ATGATAAAAGCTAAATTATCAGGTTTAGTGGTGCAGTACAAGACAAGGAGCAGTGTGAAGCAACAACCTCTGTCGATGAGTTGGTTATTCACATCCATATGGCTCTTCTACAAAATCAGAAGCTTCATTATTCACTACCTCCAGTACTTTTGTATATTAGTAGTGAGTTGGGAAGTGGGGCTGCGATATGGCATATGGGGGCTATTGGTGGTAGCCCTAGGCATAGCTCTTACCCCAGAGAAATTTAAAAATATTATATGGTTTGCACGCGAGAAGCAGATGGCTGAGATGTCCTCCTCTTCTAAG GTTATTCATCAGCTGTGGCCGTTAGTCACTATTTACATGGAGAACTGCCTAAGAAACACTGTTGAACCTAAAATCAACGAATATTTAGAAAGGTGGAAAATCCTCACATTTAAGTTCAAGATGAACGGTGTGTTGCCTGATGTACCTTATGTTGAGGATGTGAGGGTTTATAGTACGTTCATAAGTGGAGACATCCTCCTCGAGGTTCATTTTCG ATACACGGGGAACTTTCCTTTCTCAGCAATTATTGCAAGAGTCGAGTGGGGTGGAAACGCACACATACAG ATCActggaaaaataaaaataatactaaAGCATCTATTACCTCACCCACCATTTGTGAGACATGTATGCATTGTCCCTGTCAGCCCTGATGTTACATTTAATTTTACTGGTATAGCATGTTTCCTACCTGATTCCATTCA CAAGAAACTAATAGATACTGTGAAAGAAGCCTGGCCTGAAGAGCCATATGATATTCCAGTGGTGTAA